The genomic segment TGCTACTCCCACGATTATGTTCTTACCGGTTTCATCTCACTATACTCAAAGTGTGGAAAGATTAAAATGGCAAGTACTCTGTTTCGTGAGTTTCATAGACCAGATGTAGTAGCTTACAACGCAATGATTCATGGGTACACATCCAATGAGGAGACCAAGCTCTCCTTAAGTCTTTTTAAAGAGCTGATGTTATCAGGAAAAAGGCTGAACTCAAGCACGCTAATGAGTTTGATCCCTGTCTCTGGTCATCTTATGCTTGTATATGCCATTCATGGTTACAGCTTGAAATCAAATTTCCTGTCTCATACATCTGTCTCAACAGCGTTAATTACGGTTTACAGTAAATTGAATGAGATAGAATCAGCTCGGAAGCTTTTTGATGAAGCTCTGGACAAAAGCTTGCCATCTTGGAATGCAATGATATCGGGTTACACCCAAAACGGTTTGACAGAAGACGCAATATCTCTCTTTAGAGAAATGCAGAAGTCTGAGTTCAGTCCAAACCCGACCACTATAACTTGTATTCTGTCGGCTTGTGCGCAGCTAGGAGTGTTGAGTTTGGGAAAATGGGTACATGATTTAGTTAAGAGCACAGATTTTGAGTCTAGCATATATGTGTCAACAGCTTTGATTGGTATGTATGCAAAGTGCGGAAGCATTGGGGAAGCACGCCGGTTGTTTGACTTGATGCCGAGGAAGAATGAAGTTACATGGAACACAATGATTACTGGTTATGGGCTTCATGGAGATGGACTAGAAGCTCTGAGTATCTTCTCTGAGATGTTGGATTCGGGGATCCCACCAACACCAGTCACTTTCCTCTGCGTTCTTTACGCTTGTAGTCATGCTGGCCTGGTCAAAGAAGGTGATGAGATATTCAATTTCATGATCCACCGGTATGGTTTTGAACCATCAGTCAAGCATTACGCTTGTTTGGTTGATATTCTTGGCCGAGCAGGACACTTACAGAGAGCATTGAAGTTTATAGAGGAAATGCCAATTGAGCCTGGTCCATCTGTGTGGGAGACACTGCTAGGAGCTTGTAGGATTCATAAAGACACAAACCTCGCCCGAGCAGTCTCTGAGAAGCTGTTTGAGCTAGATCCAGACAATGTTGGATACCATGTTCTGCTGTCGAATATTCACTCAGCTGATAGGAACTATCCACAGGCTGCTACGGTTAGACAAACCGCCAAGAATAGGAAACTAGCCAAAGCTCCTGGATATACCTTAATAGAAATAGATGAGACGCCTCATGTCTTCACCTCAGGTGATCAGTCACATCCAGAAGTAAAAGCAATTTATGAGAGACTGGAGAAACTCGAAGGGAAGATGAGGGAAGCTGGGTATCAACCCGAGACTGAGTTGGCTCTGCACGATGTGGAGGATGAAGAAAGGGAGCTCATGGTGAAGGTTCACAGCGAGAGGCTAGCCATTGCCTTTGGACTCATAGCCACTGAGCCAGGAACTGAAATCCGGATCATAAAGAATCTTCGGGTCTGTTTAGACTGTCACACCGCAACCAAACTCATCTCAAAGATTACAGAGAGAGTGATTGTTGTAAGAGATGCCAACCGCTTCCATCACTTCAAAGATGGTGTCTGTTCATGCGGAGATTATTGGTagtgacttgtttttttttgcctagACACTAGTCATCCTGTAACATCATATCACTCATAATCGATAATTCTTTTATTGACTCGACAAGTTTTGATTACTTGTTGCAATCTATATGACCCTTCCTAGTCTTTTGTTTTAAGAATATCAGAGtcattacttttaaaataatcacTTTTGTTTTAAGGAACATCCTACTGTGCGCCTGAAACAGATGTATACATGCTCTTATGTTCAAAAGTACATTTAGAttagataatatataaacatgctCTTAGCTTATGttcaaaaataaatctaaaccaaaaaagtaaATAGCAATCTCACTTGGAAGGCACGCATGCATGAAGATCCTTATCTCCAGATTATCTCAAACCGGTTCGACGTTCGGATCTTTTTTTAACTGGCCGTCAAACACTAACGCCGTTGCCTTGGGTGGCACATGGAAAAAGATCGCTTAGGGTTATTATGTCTATAAAACAagtgaaataaaagaaaagacatGAACTACATGGCCGTTGCAAAAGTATTAATCTCACTTCCTTAAACTACTGTAGTAGTGACTACTCAATCACTTTTTGATTTTATCTTAATGAGGCgatcaaaacataattttgtaaacaattattaCCTCTGGGACCATCTTACCTGAAATGTAAAAAACAGAGTTTCCAAGATTCAAACAAGATTCTCCTATTTTGGAGACACATTTGTCTCACTCTTCGAAACATTGATTCCTCCTTGCAATTAAGTTGCAACGTTGATTCCTACATAAAGAGGGCACCAGTGTTCTTTGTTAGCATATcagaaaacaacaaacaaaagaaaagaaaaaatggctAGTAAAATTGCTGGGGAACTAAGAAAACAGCTCAAACAGGGTTACAAGACAGCCGTGAAGCTAGCCAAAACAACAGGTGGCACTGCTTACTTAGCAGGAGCACGCATTGTTCAAGAAAAGCTAGGTGAATCAGGCGACTTGGATACAGTTACCCTCCAGGACGGCACGAAACGTGTGGCCATTCCACACAGTTATCGGACCACGGAGATGGTGAAAGACAAAGAAACCAAGCAGATCGTTACCGTGGAGAAATTTACTGATGTGGTAGTGACAAGTGAGGAAAGAGACGGCAGATGCTCTCTCTCTTTGGTGCTCGGCAATGAGACCCACGACTTAGCGAAGGTGGCTGCCTGAAGAGAGAGATCCGGTGAAGAAAGCGATCGGTAATCTCAGTAATTCAAACTATTTACTAGCATTAACCTTAATTGTTATTATATGGGCTTAACTCTGGCCCATATTTCATAATGGATCGGCCCTTTTGACTACTTtctttgtctgtttttttttttcaggaggAAGCTAACTTTGAATAAAAACATTCTAGTTGTGATTAGGCCAATCAATCTTAACAGaatgttgtaaacttgtaataaCCCTCTATGATTGCTTTGCTTTTGTAATCTTTCTTCCGCATTTTTATTCTATGTTTTCGTGTGTTATAATGTTTTACAGTTAGTGTTTAATAATGTCAGGTAATTAAATGTGATAACAATTGAAGGGGTGAGAAACAAAACCGGTATAATCAACTCTCGATTCAATCCATCCCTAATTAATTTGACTATAACGAAACCATTAGGataaaaaaagtacaaaagtgattattattattatttctattattaggttaattTCAATATTGATTGAACCaagaaaattccaaaatcaaaccAAGAACCATTCTCCTACCAATAAATAACATTATGTTGGTTAAGTAAAAGGTGCACATGCCAAACAATTCAAATATTTTCCACACCGAACACATCCCTAATTTGACTATAATAAACccattaaacaaaatattttactatttacatttttcttaagtaaaaataatatagtaaaattatcagaactattttttttttaaaaaaacattgatgaATGTGGTTGGCTGGTGTGGGTAAAAAGTAAATAGATGTGATGATAATTGAAGGGTGTGAGATAGAAAAATACTTGGTGCATACTCCATAGTGACGAATCTTTGTGTACAAATTTGatcacaagattttttttttttggtttccttaaTTAGTCACAAGAAGTGGAGAAACGtggaaacaaaaagtaaagagagaaagagacatctAAATCTAATAAttgaaaaccctttttttttttctttcttgtggcAAAGCACTTTGGTCTCTTAGATCTTGACCAACCCTCGAAAAACCCTTTAGAGAAAGATACAgagcaagcaagcaagcaaagcTAATGTCGTCTCTGCTTCTCAGCCTTTCTTCTAGGCCATCTCTCCGCAAACTTTCTCTGGtatatctcttctctctctagttACTGTtttcattctctcttcttctgatgtCATACTCTTCCCCACCAGAGATGCCACACTCTTCGGGGGTTCTGCTCCTCCACCACAACCAACCCGTACTTGATGTATTGTGTCACCTATTGTGGTGAATACCCAGAGGCCGGAGCAATGACAAAGCTCCGTATGTTTGACCCGGCTAAGGAATACTATCTCACCGTCGGTGATAAGCCACTTACCAAAGAGTTAGCTAAGTCGAGGCTGGTGGGAAGTTCCCATGGATGGGGAGTTTTTATTAGCTCCCCGGATTCCATACTAATCAGCGACTACAGCAATCCCTCGAGCTCCAAATCAAACCCCAAGATGATCCCTCTGCCTCCTCGGCAGCATGTAGACTCTTGTCAAACTGAATTGGTAAGTGGCGTGGCAATGTCCTCTTctcctgaagaagaagactttgttTTGGCTGTAAAGTTCATGGGACCTCTGGTGGGTATATATACGCCCGGTCAAGCCGATGAGGGGCACCTCCGCTATCTTCCCACCGTTGCATTCGGTTATTTGGAACAAGGCAAGTTGATGTATTCAAGGAGAGATCAAAGGTTCTACATGCCATGTTCTGGAGGCCATCACTTGTGGTCTTGGGATGGAATAATCTCCACCGACCCTCAGTACCATGAATTGCGCTTTCACAACCTCCCTC from the Camelina sativa cultivar DH55 chromosome 12, Cs, whole genome shotgun sequence genome contains:
- the LOC104730232 gene encoding pentatricopeptide repeat-containing protein At4g30700-like, with product MLLRTVSAATAETTVASKNNFLDLFKRSTSVSHLAQTHAQIILHGFRNDISLLTKLTQRLSDLGAIYYARDLFLSVRRPDVFLFNVLMRGFSVNESPHSSLSVFAHLRKSTDLKPNSSTYAFAISAASGFRDERAGCVIHGQAVVDGFDSELLLGSNIVKMYFKFWRVGDAKKVFDRMPERDTVLWNTMISGYRKNEMYEEAIQVFRDLISESCIRLDTTTLLDILPAVAELQELRLGMQIHSLATKTGCYSHDYVLTGFISLYSKCGKIKMASTLFREFHRPDVVAYNAMIHGYTSNEETKLSLSLFKELMLSGKRLNSSTLMSLIPVSGHLMLVYAIHGYSLKSNFLSHTSVSTALITVYSKLNEIESARKLFDEALDKSLPSWNAMISGYTQNGLTEDAISLFREMQKSEFSPNPTTITCILSACAQLGVLSLGKWVHDLVKSTDFESSIYVSTALIGMYAKCGSIGEARRLFDLMPRKNEVTWNTMITGYGLHGDGLEALSIFSEMLDSGIPPTPVTFLCVLYACSHAGLVKEGDEIFNFMIHRYGFEPSVKHYACLVDILGRAGHLQRALKFIEEMPIEPGPSVWETLLGACRIHKDTNLARAVSEKLFELDPDNVGYHVLLSNIHSADRNYPQAATVRQTAKNRKLAKAPGYTLIEIDETPHVFTSGDQSHPEVKAIYERLEKLEGKMREAGYQPETELALHDVEDEERELMVKVHSERLAIAFGLIATEPGTEIRIIKNLRVCLDCHTATKLISKITERVIVVRDANRFHHFKDGVCSCGDYW
- the LOC104730234 gene encoding uncharacterized protein LOC104730234, which gives rise to MSSLLLSLSSRPSLRKLSLRCHTLRGFCSSTTTNPYLMYCVTYCGEYPEAGAMTKLRMFDPAKEYYLTVGDKPLTKELAKSRLVGSSHGWGVFISSPDSILISDYSNPSSSKSNPKMIPLPPRQHVDSCQTELVSGVAMSSSPEEEDFVLAVKFMGPLVGIYTPGQADEGHLRYLPTVAFGYLEQGKLMYSRRDQRFYMPCSGGHHLWSWDGIISTDPQYHELRFHNLPQFSLSELQLLSSCHRTQQLVECPSGQRFLVKWYVQSHGKYVKSFVHRSVKFNFGGTKRFMVFREEEDMNMCYTEDIGDLCIFLGGNNEPFCVKASSFPGLNPNSIYFLGEGYGEGYGVYDIATRTPRSFNPKSFSAFSDLTDSPNGKVYMLPDWVPHWIPPSPL